In the Podospora bellae-mahoneyi strain CBS 112042 chromosome 4, whole genome shotgun sequence genome, one interval contains:
- a CDS encoding hypothetical protein (COG:F; COG:J; EggNog:ENOG503P0JQ), with translation MSTNANTPLNPHPPSTLLTTLLTLTESTIIPLTTTGVSSGSKLFGASILSRDTLSPITAATNNEALSPLLHGEINCIQQFFTTIPPSSRPSPSSCIFFATHEPCSLCLSGITWAGFNEFYYLFTYEDSRDAFNIPYDIDILEEVFKVRGENEGEGEFKRRGLYNKNNKFFKSKSLGELIEEVEDEKEREYFRGEVKRLKGLYDALSETYQKGKAEGVGSESVWK, from the coding sequence atgtccaccaacgccaacacccccctcaacccgcaccccccctcaactctcctcaccaccctcctcacgCTCACCGAGTCCACCATaatccccctcaccaccaccggcgtcTCCTCCGGCTCAAAACTCTTCGGcgcctccatcctctcccgcGACACCCTGTCCCCCATAACAGCAGCCACAAACAACgaagccctctcccccctcctccacggcgaAATAAACTGCATCCAGCAattcttcaccaccatccccccctcttctcgcccctccccttcttcctgcATCTTTTTCGCCACACACGAGCCCTGCTCCCTCTGTCTGTCTGGAATCACCTGGGCTGGGTTCAATGAGTTCTACTATTTGTTCACCTACGAGGACTCAAGAGACGCGTTCAATATCCCGTATGACATTGACAttctggaggaggtgttcAAAGTAAGGGGAGAaaatgagggggagggtgagtttAAGAGGCGGGGGTTGTataacaagaacaacaagtTCTTCAAGAGCAAGAGTCTAGGGGAGCTGatcgaggaggtggaggatgagaaggagagggagtaCTTCAGGGGGGAGGTCAAGAGGCTAAAGGGGTTATATGACGCGCTCAGTGAGACGTACCAGAAGGGCAAGGCGGAGGGTGTGGGGAGTGAGAGTGTTTGGAAGTAA